Proteins from one Ahaetulla prasina isolate Xishuangbanna chromosome 2, ASM2864084v1, whole genome shotgun sequence genomic window:
- the LOC131190694 gene encoding interferon omega-1-like, whose amino-acid sequence MFCTKVSSQHCDQLQSRLQEANKGNLEFLGSQMRATIPFQCIGDIVDFSHLNEENLMSMNEAPQEVDAKIAIQEILQQTDLIFKQVHAELFWDENSLRNFHAGLDQQIKNLETCQNEELGAGTISSPRDEKLQLTRLRVKRYFQGLNNFLKDKEYSSCAWEIVQIQLRECFLLIHQLIQRIPTQA is encoded by the exons ATGTTCTGCACCAAAGTCTCATCTCAGCACTGCGATCAACTTCAAAGCAGACTACAAGAAGCCAACAAAGGGAACTTGGAATTCTTGGGAAGTCAGATGAGAGCCACCATTCCCTTCCAATGTATTGGAGATATTGTAGACTTCTCACATCTCAATGAAGAAAATTTAATGAGCATGAATGAAGCACCCCAGGAAGTGGATGCCAAAATAGCCATACAAGAAATCCTCCAACAGACAGACCTTATCTTCAAGCAAGTTCATGCTGAATTGTTTTGGGATGAGAATTCTCTAAGAAATTTCCATGCTGGATTGGATCAGCAGATTAAGAACCTGGAAACATGCCAAAATGAAGAGTTGGGAGCTGGCACCATATCCAGTCCAAGGGATGAGAAACTGCAGCTCACCAGATTAAGAGTGAAGAGGTATTTTCAAGGGTTGAACAATTTCCTGAAAGATAAGGAATACAGCTCCTGTGCCTGGGAGATTGTTCAGATCCAACTCAGAGAATGTTTCCTATTGATTCATCAACTTATCCAGAGGATTCCAACTCAAG cTTGA